The Tenebrio molitor chromosome 5, icTenMoli1.1, whole genome shotgun sequence genome segment ttctaaaaaaacgttGTGATAATAGTTATTAAGGTATCAAGGGTGTTATAAAGGTTGATAACGCGCGAGGTCGGCAGAGTGAGACACCAGGGCCTCTGGCCCGAGGGGAGCACGCCGatgcatatattttttatcactatttaaaacatttgtaccttgataaaaaatattcaaatcccAATGTATATGAAGCAAAGATAATCCTACGCAATCCAAAAAAGGCGAATCAAGTTGGTTGTGTTTAAGACGCAGATATTCTGTAGCAGCACTACAAAGGACAATTCAAGCCTGTTAgttgtttttataattttgtttcagGTTCACAAAATTCCTTTATTCTTTTAAACAAgcttgttaataaaaataataactattATCAAGCTTTAATTATAAACTGCAAAAAAGAAAGCTGTGGGTATAAAGCTTCAAGATTTGACTATCTAGCTTCTAGCAGATATACTATAACATTCACCGAAACATTAAAGAAAGAACAATTGACCACAGGTacactacaaaaaatatataagaATACAAATTGAAAGAAAGTTTTGTACTAACTCAGAAAATGATACTTTAATAAACTTCTAAcacgtatttttaaaattattatttattattttgagtttttatttaatttttcaattttttttaaatctatgAATCTGatgtaaagtaattttcttGGGTATACATATTTGTCTGCATTCCTTAATactttaatgtaaaaaattgatttttaattcacattcagatttttttcaagaactgaattttcatttcaagaATTGTGCAAGAAATCATTATACACTAGACAACAAAAGCTTTCGGTAACAGTCTccactttttaaataatgtatttgttTATCTGAACGGTGGATAGTTGTTTTTTATGTTGTAGGCGACCACTGTGCTTTTAAGTAATCTTGTGCAGTAATCTACTGTAGTattttaggtttttttttgcaaaaatcctTAAATAAAAACTAGTTCCTTGTAGGAGAAACATGTAAAAGATAGCGTAGTTGCCATTTCCATATAAAGAAGCAGCGATAAAAACAATTATGTTCTTAAGAGTCAGATATTGTACATTCGTTACGTAAATACCAATAAATGGCGAAAAACAACGAAGTTGTGGATTAAACCACAACATAATCGATGAAAGTTGAAGATTCGACAGTAATTATTTCAAGATTCCAGGTCAAGACTGACCATGAGGTGATGTAATTTATTAAGCAAGATCGCCTCCGCATAAGAAGCTGGATTCTACAGATCCCTTTTTAAAAACTGATAGTTAATTAGCCacatttgcaataaaaaatggTGCGACTTCTAATAGCAAACCACTTCAAACCCACACCATTCttttatatgtataataaGTAATGATTAACAAAAATAGTCGATAAATCAAcacttttctttttattatttaacattATGAAGGTATGTAATATTTGATACTAATAATGTATCAATAaagttttataatacataatttatttgtataaTTGTGTATAATCTTAGGTGTATAAAATCTCGGTTTCTAAATTGTTTCTTCTAGCAGGAAATTGTTgagaattttataactcaTTACAATTTGTCTAGGTAAAAAATTTCGTTCCGTGACCCTGTTTGTTTTTCTTaagtgttttaattaaaataacttcTTCCATAATGAACATGGTCTGCAAACTGCAAATTATTAACTGACCCACTGTCCcgataaatttaataacaacttTTTCTTGCTACAACTTTATTCTTATGTATTTATATGTAGTACGTACATGTAAGCATGTTTTTGAGTAAgatcaattatattttctcTTATATCATTAATGTGGGGACTCTCattatttgtaataattaaataattgatcgcaatatttattctttcacataaaaacatattttaagcAACTTATAACGACCATATTCACAAACAAACAATAGTTGGTGgataacaatttataaaattatgaatatATAAATAATTCTCAGCCTTAGAAACCTTAATTAGCATTTTCCtgcaaatatttataattacatACCAATCCCTATGAAGTTTGTTGGAATTTTTATCTTAGCCGAAAATGATAAAtggttatttttgaaaatatcaaagaaCATTAGTTAACCTACGTtcgtattttaaaattataattaactaTTAAGACCGTTTCTTTAACCAAAATTTTACAACCATTGTTTGTAACTCAAAAAGCAttaacaataaacaatacttaaagtttaaaatttctgtcgttttatttttttcttacttTCATAAGACAAATTGTGCAAGATTTGTATCGAgtgttgttttaaatttcacctcatacaggttacggatcacggatcagctatttaaatctTACATTTTACacgtgcgttcacaatcgactcttcaacgcctactacgaggtgaaatgtaaaaaaacacccgatatttagTATAAGCATATAACTTTTCTACACTttcgaaacaatttttttgtactcgTAGCCTCAAAATCGGTCTTTCCCGGTTATCTTCGAAATGCGGGAATAGTTACTTTCGATTTAAGTCGCTCATACTTGAGTATGAGgttgaaatttgaagcacgacgCCTTAGCCGAGTGATGCAAAACAGATTGAAACATTTTCCATGTCTTTGTGTACTATTTCCGTTTGCTTAGAACACATTTGATCAGGTTTATCATTATTATATTCTGAACTATGTATTTAGGGTTGTCGGCATCTGAGAAAAGTAACCAGATTTTGATGGTAGTGAATAAAAGAGGCGACGCAAGTGAATCTACACATCGGTTTCAATTTCAGTTGCGGTCAtgctttttttaacaaaatattttattatggtTCGCTGCCCAATGTTTTTTATTGTCTAGTAGTTGTGTTGGTACACTGACCACTGTCAAATAACTGTTCAGTATgcaacattcaaaattttcaggtaTACCTAATAATAAGATAAGAATCACGGTTTAGAATGTATCAGAAATCTAAGTGATTAAGGCATCACAGATATGTACTCGTACATATGTTGGGCAGCGAAACCGCCTATGTATTTACCTATATGTCGAATAAGTGAATATTTTGCGTAGATTTTGACAATCCCCATCTTCTTCCATACTGGACTAGGTACCCAAACACCATAGGACACACTTTATTAGCTAACAAACAGCTGTTATCGTACTTAAGTGTACTGGACAGTTTTACAGCAAATAATTATTACTTAAGTGACAGCATAAGCGTGGTGGATGGCCATTAGTCAAGCTGGGCTAGGGTTTGGCGGTTGTCATTGCTTTACATAATTAGGTATTTATACTTACGGACAAAAACAATGCATTACATATTATTCTTCACCCACTTTCTTATAGTGgaaatagaaaattaaaaaaaaagttataattGTACCTCGATTCAGTACCttccaataaattaatgattaaTGCGTCGTGGGATAACCATCtaataaaacattacaaaTTCATTCCTATTTCGAGCTTTATTGAAAGACAAATAATTTGAATCAACAATATCCCAAGCTATCCACTTGTGTTATCTTTACCACCTTTCCTACATCTACCTCCACcttttcccaatttttcaTCAGTAGATCCGTAGTTCAGATTGGTTGTTCTGTTGCTTTCGTCTTGTTGTTCTTCACTTGTTCCACCTTGTCCTCCTTGACCTCCTGCCCCTCCTCCTCCTCCACCTCCCCCACTACCGCCATCTTGTCCATCGCTACCAGGTTGTCCGCCTCTGCCACCTTTACCACCCTGACCACCCTTGTTACATCCTCCACCACGGCCTCCAGATTTGTTTATACTACCGTCTGCGCTTTTACtgtttttgtcatttgtaTCACTTGAGTTcccatcatcatcatcatcacttGATCCTCCACCTTTGCCTCCTTGTCCTCCGTATTTTCCTCCTCCACTCCCTCCGGAGCCTCCTCTGCTTCCTCCTCCGCCTCCTCCTCCACCTCCTCCTCCGCCTCCACCACCGCCGCCGCGACCTCCACGTCCGCCGCAACCGCCACCAGTTCCCCCTGTAGAACCTGCGCCACCTCTAAGTCCTGTCATAAAGTTTCTACTGTGTTTCGCATCAGTGTGAGCGTCATTTTCGATGGCATCGTTTAGGAAGGCATAATATTCTGGGTAATCATCAACACTATGTGGAAATCCCTCTGTTTTGTTCCATGACATTggataaaagaaattatttaacaaaaattttaaagaatattaaattgtcaaagtgattAACTACTGACATCACAAGTACCGAAACTacttgactaaaataaattgaatttgtataattaagcaataattataaattgtttctatTGTTAAACCTAATTAGGATATGTTTGAATTATTAAGATATCATAACGAAGGCACTTTACTTCAATATCTTGTTCCTTTTTATAATacatttaatattattttatttgctttcAATGTCTTGTAATTACAACATTTctaatttgtaataatttttctgatgttattattttcaataatggAGATACGTACTTTTAAAGGTCCTAGTACGAGGAAAGCGAGTTTCATCATGCAGAAAATTTCCAGAGCTTTGTTTATAAAGTTATGGTTTGGTTTGACCACTACAAGACGTATTAACATTTAAGTCTTCATGACTAATATACCTAAATACTAAACCACACACACGTAGTTATTATACAGATATACTCGTAAGAaccaaaacaaatttgaaattagtttttttttgtttgaaatgGTTGATTactttttctgttattaaagGGTAGggcttaattttaaaatgcatttTCTTTCAGTTAAgaagaaaatatgtacatttatttcatgctaaaaataatttaaaaaattgttatggtTAATGATTGTTAacataaaggttttaaaaatgtatatgtatactgcttaaatttttaagtttttaaaaacgTCACTGtggtagtaaaaattattatcgcGAAAAGATTTATCGTGTAAATATGcattacaatttaaaattgcataaATTCCTTTTATGGTTTCGATCACCTTgaagtgtattttttttccattgtaACTTTAaggttaaaaatgaaacacgGTAAATCAAATAGAAAATATATGTACCTCTGAGATATCTGGAAATTACGTTCAGTAAGTATTCAATATGTGTCCGTATTCTTTTAATTGAATTATCTGACAattaagttttaaattaaatatccaGAACACAACAGTCATCACGATTTAACAGTTTGGGGGTAATGAATGTTTGAGTGTTTATGGTTTCTTGGATAATTTGAAGTCAAAGGCTAAACAGGGGTAattcataataaaaatatcattAGTTTCAAAAAAGGGATGTCGAATtctgtttatgttttttgatattttaaattaaatgtattcAAATTTAAGTTAGTTATGAAAGGTTTACCAATCTCgtaataagaaataaaaattgaaaagttgaactcaaaataaataaataaaagtgatTGTTAATATTGCGtaagaaaacaattacatattagttaattatgttaataaacATCACACTGTTACATAATGTGATTATTAACTTATTTACAATAATGTTTTAGTTATACATATTTGTGTTATGTAAATACTACTTCATATCTCTTTAATCTTGACGTCAGTCTTAAGATGCCAACTCATTCTttacgataataaaaaaaattgtgagcAGCCAAAGTAATGTACATGTAAGTTCCAGTTCCGTTTCTGCAGTGTTTGTCAAGCCGCCGaactgattaattttttattgtaacatGTCAATTATTAAGTCGACATTGAAAAACCAGATTAAGAAACTGTAACAGGTGCCTTAATTTCGTAAGAATTGCTACTACACAAGAATAATAAATCTCAATGAAAACAACATTTAGTATATTATCTTGACTGTAACTACCTAATCTCCGTATCATAATGAAATACTCGTACGTACAAtaggttattttttgttattaacttccacttcaataaaatacatttatttatgcaacgactGGATAAATAGTTATACCATAATTATAACACATTCCACGATAATTACATGACGGCGGGGAGattacttaattttatttattataatacacGAACGAACAATATCCACATCAGACATCTCTTTTTTCGTGATTACTCGAACCCACCTGAAGCAACAAACTCCGTTGTTTTCGTTTTTTCCTTAAATTAGAACACGCACTCATTTTATATTACCTTACTTCTATAAAACTGGatataaaaatctaaaaattatttttatgactTAAGTGGagcaaaattacaatttaagtaACTTCTTAATAGAGAAACTGCATGACTCGGTTTAACCTGTATGATTTATTTGGCATTGCAAATTAATCGATTTCTATTAGAAATTATAAGTGTCTAAGTATAAACATTTGTAGGTAAGGACATTAGAAGGTAGCGGACTTGGTTCCTGCTTCCAGTAGATATTCGCTTTTGTATCAgctaaataataatcaaaacaCAATACATAactcattataaaatttaatagtgAATAGCGGTAAGACCATGTAAGTACGTTCTTTGATTACAACCGCTGTACATATGTTCCATAACTTTAACCATccagaaaaatgaaacttaatATTATTTACGTCAGTACCCCGTCTTACAGTTCTTGTGAGCTAGTGCACATCCTGTTACTCATTTTTCACGTTAAACATGATATTCTAagtgaataataaaatgttaagtCGATGTACAGACACAACATAAATAATGTTCTTGTTGGCATTTTAAACcagttgttaattttagtcggtaatttttttaattacaattaatcTTGCACTGAACTTTTTAGTAGACATACGAGTATATCTGAACtttcaattcaaaattgttgtttttatttaacctaagaatattatttatacatataaataaaatttcgacaTTTAAACACCTCTTTGACTTTTTGCACCTTTTTTGCATTGCACTCGATAACTTTTTTATCTTACTATTCTTCCTAATGTGGCGTACCCAACTTCTGTGCATGACATTTCTGTCCTCATGCGGATCTCTAGCACAATACGGAATGCACATAATTTTCACAattggtttaatttttaataataattaattattttttagttgtttttataCCTTAATGCacaattctcaaaatcaccCAGTctcagtaaaaaaattattaattgttgaactcaaaaaatcaaacaattaaatttagtaaTGCAACAAGTATCTACTCTCTGCAAGAATGGTTTGCACGTGGTACAGTGGGCATCAATGTATCTCTGTTGTTAGTAGAGGATGGTCGTAGAATCCACACACACATGTGATAATTATAGCACCACAGACTAATATAGTGTGATCTTGCATTGCGTTGGCCCTCTGGCAGTTTAAATGTAGTGATCGGCCCAAAGAGCTACGAAATGGATGTgcaaaaagtgtaaaaatatGTGTATGGGGTGTTTCttcgaaaatatttaatttaataaaaaaagtgaaGCGTTATGTCACAACTAACGTAGTGTTCCGCCGTGTCACTATCATATGACAACTCAACAATATGCGACCTTCCTAATAATTTACCTTTAGTTAAGGCTTAACAATTTCAACAACGTCAACATTTTCTATCTTTATTTAACCGCGCAACAACATCGCGCACGTATGTACATACAACCTAATTAATGTTTATTATGCTGTATTtcgtacttttttttttacaaataaacgtCAGTAAAGTAGTAGTAACTATTCGTTCACAGTACAAACTACACATTTGTCATACGTTGTATTAACAAAATGAGaaaattctacaataaaatttctAAGCAACAGTGGAGAGTTACAGTTCCAAATATCAACACTTCGCtgctaaaaaaaattccaaataagATTTCAGAAGATATTAAAAGCAACAGCAGAAATTCGGGTTCGTATGATTTGGAACTGGCCCAAAAAGAATACGACAAAAGCAGGAGTTTGCCAAATAGTGTTTATGTAAACAGTGATGTTAGCAGTGATAGTGATAGCGACGACGAAAATTTCGAAGACGCGAGAACTTCCGATAGAAACAGTAACGTCGATACTAATAGAGAAACAAGTGAAGACGATTTTCTTGATAGTGAGTTGTATGCCGATGTACTTGTGGTAAATAAAATGGAACCTGAACCTACTAAAACAAACGACGTTAACGAACAATATCAGTATGATGTTCCGAAAATCAGTTTTTCATTCTTCTCGAAAACTAGTACTTTCAAATCTGATAGTGTAGACGAAACGCAAGACGAAAATACTTACGAAAATCGACAAGCGGTGGTGTTAAAAAGTGAAGTTAAATTTAACGTATCTACCCCTGAAGAAGACGAGTTTAAAAAAGGTGAAGAAGTATTATcagtaaaaagtgaaagcaTTGAGATTCTACCGGTGATGGGAATAATAAAATGTGGAAGCGATCCTAACTTGGTGATGCGAGATAAGGGTGACAACGAAGATGATGGGCTTTACAAAATTCCTCGACGGCTCGCGAGATGTAGACTTTCTCAGTCTTTAAACGACTTCAACGTCGAAGAGTTTCAAGCTTACACTTCCGATCATTCTAGTATTGAACACGTATCGTGTAGTCAAGTGATTGTGGCAAAGCAAGAGGATGTAGAACCAACTAGTACAAATAATGCAGAAAGCCTGGATTACTGTAAGGCGAGAAGTAAACTGCCGGTAAAACTTCGACGaccaacatttttgaaaaaacctaAAAAGGCCGTTAATACGTGGAACAATTTTAgaactaaaattaacaatatgaTGATCGAACATGCAGCGCAACAAAGGGTGGGTGCTTACAATGATAAGGAGAAAGTCATGATCAACTTTGAAGAAGTTTACAAGACATCTAAAAACAGGTGCAAAAATGCGTTCAGAAGTACCACCAAAATCTTTAAAAGGAGCCACGATACGAGTTTCGACAGTGAAAATTCTAGTCAAATTACGAAAACCGATGTCAGAACTCCTATTACACCTAAAGATATAGAGTACAAGTTCAATTTTAATAACGATAAAGTTACGCATGATGTCTCAAGCAGTAAAATTGTTGAGAAGCATGAACACGATGACGAGAAAgtagattttgatttttcctcAATTAAATCTGCGTTTCGGAGGAGCAAGTTCGTGGCAGAGGTGAGAACTAGTTTTATTATAGAAACTAAGAAAAACTGTTAATCTAAAATCGTGCGAGAATTCTGTTTCCTTATTGTCtggagtatttttttaatcgaattaaGTAGAGCAGGAGAACAATTGTCGGCTTGGGCTGAAATGTAAGAGGTTAAATAAAAGGTGAGAGGTTCTTGTTCAGTTAATCATCTCcctagaaaaataaaacaattattacCGACACTAAACTTTAGTGAGATTACCCGTGTGAGTCGTTGCTTTCTGACAATAAATTGACGAAGCTGCCGCACCTactaatattaattaattgttgttacttcgtcaaaatttcaatttttgaattgtacGATATAgacatatcgggtgttcatttaaatttctactCAAAGTTGCCGTTGATGAGTAGATTGTGAACCAACCACTCGTCAGGCAcactaaaaacacaaacaacgcaaaaagtgaggttagatttaaagagctgatccgtgatctgtaatccgtggtgcgttcacaattgacgccaatacatttaaatgaacaccgatATAATGTATCTAAAgtggttaaaatttcaccCAATCGACTAACTGGTTCGgtacttttttaaatgttatttaGTGCTCGTAGGCCATAAATGCGTTGTACGTtgaatattattaattttaactttaataaactttaaatttaacaaacaGTAAGGACATAAGCTTTTGAAGTGCCTGTCACTTTTTTATTGGTTTATAAAAAGCCACAACTCTTCGGTAGTTAACAGTTTAAACATTATTACGTCATTTTATCAtggataaatattttatcaaaatgtcatctataatttttattaattaaaattttgcgaaaATTACGAATGATTCGTTCTCGGTCAGATAACGAATTTTCGACGTAATATTTGCCAAATCATTCAACTCTGTAACCTACTTATAATTATTTAgcgtcaatttaaacaaattagtACTCGTATCCCACCACGTCACTTACTTATAAGGTAAATTCATCAACCTACTTGTAAGGTGCTGTAGTGAAAACGTGTGTATTACCTAATGAAGCTTGATGTCCTGAATTTCAACAACTCATCGTTACAAATGAAGTTTCTGTAAAGTgtactgttttaatttttcaacatgGGCATTTATCCAAAATGATAAAATCCTATTGGCAAATCGATTTCTAAACATTATACTGCAATagtatttgttaaaaataaaagcgACTTTATCTATTCAGTCCATTGATCAAATGAATAGTTCGTGTAAAGGGACTTCCGCATAGCGGAACaggatttaaaatatcaagacTGTGTCCGGTCATTCACACATAAACCACAATGCTCcttgtaataacaataataacaacGATCACCGGCGCGTGGATGCACTTTTCTTTGGCTTGCAAATATACTGCAGATGCGTGGTCAGCCGGTACGAGTACTACCTATCTGCACGTGACAAGGAAGCAGTTTCGTCCTGTATGCAAATCATGCATGAAAGCTCTTCGCAATGCATTTATTGAAGCATAATCAAATGTCAGGGCTTAGAAGATTGCAGTGCCATTATTCTTGTGTAATATAAAAGTAgatcaattttaattcacAGTGTGTAGGTAATTACATataccatttttatttattgcagCGGTACTTTACATACGAGTATA includes the following:
- the LOC138130253 gene encoding uncharacterized protein, with product MSWNKTEGFPHSVDDYPEYYAFLNDAIENDAHTDAKHSRNFMTGLRGGAGSTGGTGGGCGGRGGRGGGGGGGGGGGGGGGGGSRGGSGGSGGGKYGGQGGKGGGSSDDDDDGNSSDTNDKNSKSADGSINKSGGRGGGCNKGGQGGKGGRGGQPGSDGQDGGSGGGGGGGGAGGQGGQGGTSEEQQDESNRTTNLNYGSTDEKLGKGGGRCRKGGKDNTSG